CTGTCCTTAAAAGTGCCCGGTTCCCCCTCATCGGCATTGCAGATCACATACTTGAATTCTCCCTCTTCCTGATAGGCCAGCTCCCACTTTTTTCCGGTGGGAAAGCCGGCTCCTCCTCGGCCTAAAAGTCCGGCCTGGCTGATCTCTTCAATAATCGCCTCCGAACCTATATCCATGGCCCGCTGCAGGCCCGGAAAATCGTATTCCTCGAGATCCCGCAGCCGGGGCCCTTTGAGAAATTTTTGCTCCTGAACCATCAGCTTACCCTCCTTATTGACATTCTGATAGGATATCCAGCGCCCGGCCCGGGCTCATCTCCGTGTACATTTTGTCGTTTACCATCATCACCGGCCCTTCTCCGCAGTGTCCCAGACATTCGACGACTTCCAGGGTGAACAATTTATCCTCAGAGGTCTCGCCGCACTCCAGACCGAGATAATCCTGGACCGCTGTCAGCACCTCGCTGGAATCATTCAGATAGCATGATACGCTGTCGCAGAGCCTGATAATATATTTGCCGGTCGGTTCGGTGTAAAACATCGAGTAAAATTCCAGCGCCCCGTAGATCTTGGCCCGGGGTTCGGAAAATT
The sequence above is drawn from the Halarsenatibacter silvermanii genome and encodes:
- a CDS encoding complex I 24 kDa subunit family protein, which translates into the protein MLQRDNDILLEMAHDIQDTYGYIPEREITNLAEKFSEPRAKIYGALEFYSMFYTEPTGKYIIRLCDSVSCYLNDSSEVLTAVQDYLGLECGETSEDKLFTLEVVECLGHCGEGPVMMVNDKMYTEMSPGRALDILSECQ